In Candidatus Sulfurimonas marisnigri, a single genomic region encodes these proteins:
- a CDS encoding EAL domain-containing protein — MFKSLLLFYNKLSIAKKLQFLGYSSALIASTVVLSLLFIFQYTSERHLTVEQSKVFAKILADNIAPSVIKDDVIAISNTLASIEYNDKINQAFALNKSWKMLGAFHKGNNFVQQHKIIPIIIENQNLWKDGFFYSVVPIIAGNIKLGHLVIVSSLDEFYVRIVKHYAVIIFIIIIALLSTSRFRVILQQSILQPIARLDEVTTQIIKTKNLNHDIPAFNNDEIGDLAKNFKHMISELNNYNNEINAQKDTLSYQANYDSLTKLPNRTLFYDRLNQSIYKASRNSEKFAIFFIDLDQFKEVNDTYGHEYGDKLLIKVANLLQNIMRKDDTLARLGGDEFIIIMNDIQKFHSASVLAQKILDIFGTRIEVEKEELFITCSIGISMYPQDSTDPNELLRHADIAMYRSKSDGRNAYNFYVEDMTTEVLHRVDMQVRIRRALEEKEFIVYYQPQYDMRTDVLIGMEALVRWQDKERGLVFPGDFIDLADEFGMVVGINRQVMNMAMIQAKEWHDQNLDFGRISINISIEQIENEDFVSFIQSMLLKTGCSPDWICLELTEGQLMSNADTAISVLTQISDFGIKIAIDDFGTGYSSLAYLKHLPIDKIKIDRSFIIDITTNNDDAAIVDAIIAVSKSLKLGIIAEGVETVEQKEFLVSRGCYDVQGYLYGRPVAADEIRTKLISLS, encoded by the coding sequence ATGTTTAAATCGTTGTTGCTTTTTTATAATAAGTTGAGTATCGCTAAGAAGCTTCAGTTTCTTGGTTACTCATCAGCTCTCATTGCTTCAACTGTTGTTTTATCTTTACTTTTTATATTTCAGTACACAAGTGAGAGACACTTGACGGTTGAGCAATCAAAAGTATTTGCTAAGATTCTAGCGGATAATATTGCTCCATCGGTAATTAAAGATGATGTCATAGCCATCTCAAATACACTTGCATCTATAGAGTATAACGATAAAATTAATCAGGCATTTGCTTTGAATAAGTCATGGAAAATGTTAGGTGCCTTTCATAAGGGTAATAATTTTGTACAACAGCATAAGATTATTCCTATAATTATAGAAAATCAAAATTTATGGAAAGATGGTTTTTTCTATTCAGTAGTTCCCATTATAGCGGGTAACATTAAGTTAGGACATCTTGTAATTGTATCTTCATTGGATGAGTTTTATGTCAGAATTGTTAAACACTATGCTGTGATTATTTTTATTATTATTATTGCACTATTGAGTACATCAAGGTTTAGAGTTATTTTACAACAGTCTATTCTTCAACCAATTGCCAGATTGGATGAGGTTACTACGCAAATTATTAAAACAAAAAATTTAAATCATGATATTCCAGCTTTTAACAATGATGAAATAGGTGATTTGGCAAAAAATTTCAAACATATGATTAGTGAGTTAAACAATTATAACAATGAGATTAATGCACAAAAAGACACATTGTCTTATCAGGCAAACTACGATTCATTAACAAAACTTCCAAACAGAACACTTTTTTATGATCGACTAAACCAAAGCATATATAAAGCTAGTCGTAATAGTGAAAAATTTGCCATATTTTTTATTGACCTTGACCAGTTTAAAGAGGTAAATGATACATATGGTCATGAATATGGTGATAAACTACTTATAAAAGTCGCTAATCTCTTACAAAATATAATGAGAAAAGATGATACATTGGCTAGACTCGGTGGGGATGAATTTATAATTATCATGAATGATATACAAAAATTTCACTCTGCTTCAGTTCTTGCTCAAAAAATACTTGATATATTTGGAACTAGAATAGAAGTTGAAAAAGAAGAACTCTTTATTACCTGTAGCATTGGTATAAGTATGTACCCGCAAGATTCAACTGATCCAAATGAGCTATTAAGACATGCAGATATTGCAATGTATCGTTCAAAAAGTGATGGAAGAAATGCTTATAATTTTTATGTAGAAGATATGACTACAGAGGTGTTGCATCGTGTTGATATGCAGGTTAGAATTCGTAGGGCATTGGAAGAGAAAGAGTTTATAGTCTATTATCAGCCACAGTACGATATGCGAACTGATGTTCTTATTGGCATGGAAGCGCTTGTTAGGTGGCAGGACAAGGAAAGAGGACTAGTGTTTCCAGGGGACTTTATTGATTTAGCGGACGAATTCGGTATGGTAGTAGGTATTAATCGACAAGTGATGAATATGGCTATGATACAGGCAAAAGAGTGGCATGATCAAAATCTTGACTTTGGCCGTATCTCCATAAATATATCTATTGAGCAGATTGAAAATGAAGACTTTGTAAGTTTCATTCAAAGCATGCTATTAAAAACAGGATGTAGTCCAGACTGGATATGTTTAGAGCTAACCGAAGGGCAGTTAATGAGCAATGCGGATACCGCCATCTCTGTTCTTACACAGATTAGTGATTTTGGAATAAAAATAGCAATTGATGATTTTGGAACTGGGTATTCATCTCTGGCATACCTAAAACATCTTCCTATTGATAAGATTAAAATTGATCGCTCCTTTATTATAGATATTACAACAAATAATGACGATGCAGCGATTGTTGATGCTATAATAGCTGTATCAAAGAGCCTAAAACTTGGTATTATCGCAGAGGGTGTAGAAACTGTAGAGCAAAAAGAGTTTTTAGTTTCTAGAGGGTGTTATGATGTACAAGGTTATCTCTATGGACGCCCTGTGGCGGCCGATGAGATTAGAACAAAACTGATTTCATTGTCTTGA
- a CDS encoding lysophospholipid acyltransferase family protein, which yields MTLNQIKMAIYSIIVTNYYGFKLTKINNSIDRKKIRIDYANKILGKLNIKVKVINEDKIPKDGQYLLTSNHRTIIDPLIVELATQNSTIFGHWIAKKELYNSVFFGKFTRNGGTILLDREALQMSDFFKDIKVCVKEGNSIYIFPEGTRNKTDSPIAEFKEGAQIIAIKNRLPILPVFIRSKANDILMDAVKNPKEQRIIEIEIGDLIDYKDRTLSFEEAYKKQFNIVQ from the coding sequence TTGACACTCAACCAAATAAAAATGGCAATATATTCAATAATTGTTACAAACTACTATGGGTTTAAACTTACAAAAATAAACAATTCTATAGATAGAAAAAAAATTCGTATAGATTATGCAAATAAAATATTAGGCAAATTAAATATTAAAGTAAAAGTTATAAATGAAGATAAGATTCCAAAAGATGGGCAATATCTTCTAACTTCAAACCATAGGACTATTATAGATCCTCTTATTGTTGAACTAGCAACACAAAACAGCACTATTTTTGGTCACTGGATAGCTAAAAAAGAGTTATACAATTCAGTTTTTTTTGGTAAGTTTACTAGAAATGGTGGAACAATTTTGCTTGACCGCGAAGCCTTGCAGATGAGTGACTTTTTTAAAGATATAAAAGTTTGCGTGAAAGAGGGCAACTCTATATATATTTTTCCTGAGGGAACTAGAAATAAAACAGACTCGCCTATAGCAGAGTTTAAAGAGGGTGCTCAAATTATAGCAATCAAAAACAGACTTCCTATACTTCCTGTTTTTATACGCTCAAAAGCAAACGATATACTTATGGATGCTGTAAAAAATCCTAAAGAGCAACGCATTATTGAGATAGAGATAGGCGATTTGATAGACTACAAAGACAGAACCTTATCATTTGAAGAAGCTTATAAAAAGCAGTTTAATATAGTTCAATAA